A genomic stretch from Falco naumanni isolate bFalNau1 chromosome 6, bFalNau1.pat, whole genome shotgun sequence includes:
- the SCARA3 gene encoding scavenger receptor class A member 3 isoform X4 has translation MRGRAQTSCRRCQKNLSLQAAVKVLYVFSILLIVVVTVLAALVFKKVNSISNDISSAQTYYEKKIVSIQEDLQGLDEKTSGNCSLCHETGQLGQEITKLQGELEEIQKMLLVQEILLDRTSQTHDHLSSTSNKITSEVDNCSLSVRQVNESLGQFLAQLGGWQVVTSQLDSSLKGLAQERYDVRAAMQQMNFTLGQTSDWIQVIQRKTDEETLTLQKIVTEWQNYTRLFGGLRATSSKTSELVKTIQGSVGAAARQVGQNSESMHDLVLQVMGLQLQLDNISSFLDDHEENMNDLRYHNRYTQNRTAERFETLEGRMTSHEIEISTIFANINATDSHVHSMLRYLDDVRLSCTLGFHTHAEELYYLNKSLSLVQGTTDLLRERYSLLSARLDFDIRNLSMVMEEMKVVDVRHGEMLKNITILRGVPGLPGPRGLKGDAGVKGPPGSEGEKGDTGSMGSPGPQGSPGPPGPPGPQGERGPLGLKGFPGLKGAKGSFGQSGSRGQGGPKGDPGLPGPAGVPGPVGPPGPRGKPGLPGTPGAVGQAGPMGPKGDPGLRGPPGLPGPPGPPGQ, from the exons ATGAGAG GTAGGGCACAGACCAGCTGCAGACGGTGCCAGAAGAACCTTTCCCTCCAGGCTGCCGTCAAAGTCCTCTACgtcttctccatcctcctcatCGTGGTCGTGACCGTGCTGGCTGCCTTAG TGTTCAAGAAAGTCAACTCCATCTCCAACGACATCAGCTCAGCCCAGACCTATTACGAGAAGAAGATTGTGTCCATCCAGGAGGATCTCCAGGGGCTGG ATGAGAAGACCTCGGGAAACTGCTCCCTCTGTCACGAGACGGGACAGCTGGGCCAGGAGATCACCAAGCTGCAGGGTGAGCTGGAGGAGATCCAGAAGATGCTTTTAGTTCAAGAAATCCTGCTCGACCGGACCTCCCAGACCCATGACCACCTCTCATCCACCAGCAACAAAATCACCAGTGAGGTGGACAACTGCTCCTTGTCCGTCCGGCAGGTCAACGAAAGCTTGGGGCAGTTCCTGGCCCAGCTTGGGGGCTGGCAGGTGGTCACCTCCCAGCTAGACAGCTCTCTCAAGGGCTTGGCTCAGGAGCGCTATGATGTCCGAGCAGCCATGCAGCAGATGAACTTCACCCTGGGGCAAACCTCTGACTGGATCCAGGTCATCCAGAGGAAGACGGATGAGGAGACGCTGACGCTGCAGAAGATTGTCACCGAGTGGCAGAACTACACCCGCCTCTTTGGCGGGCTGCGGGCCACCTCCTCCAAGACCAGCGAGCTGGTGAAGACCATCCAAGGCAGCGTTGGTGCAGCAGCTCGACAGGTCGGCCAGAACTCGGAGAGCATGCACGACCTGGTGCTGCAGGTgatggggctgcagctgcagctggacaaCATCTCCTCTTTCCTGGATGACCATGAGGAGAACATGAATGACTTGCGCTACCACAACAGGTACACGCAGAACCGCACGGCTGAACGCTTCGAGACCCTAGAAGGTCGCATGACGTCCCACGAGATTGAGATCAGCACCATCTTTGCCAACATCAACGCCACCGACAGCCACGTCCACAGCATGCTGCGCTACCTGGATGACGTGCGGCTCTCCTGCACCCTGGGCTTCCACACCCATGCTGAGGAGCTCTACTACCTGAACAAGTCCCTCAGCCTGGTCCAGGGCACCACAGACCTGCTGCGGGAGCGTTACAGCCTGCTCAGTGCCCGGCTGGACTTTGACATCCGCAACCTGTCCATGGTCATGGAGGAGATGAAGGTGGTGGATGTCCGGCATGGGGAGATGCTGAAAAACATCACCATCTTACGAG GTGTGCCGGGACTGCCGGGCCCCCGTGGCCTCAAGGGTGATGCGGGCGTCAAGGGCCCACCAGGAAGTGAAGGAGAGAAGGGCGACACGGGCAGCATGGGCTCGCCGGGACCCCAGGGCTCCCCtggccccccaggaccccctgGCCCCCAGGGCGAAAGGGGCCCCCTGGGCTTGAAAGGCTTCCCTGGCCTCAAGGGTGCCAAGGGCAGCTTTGGGCAATCTGGCTCTCGGGGACAGGGTGGACCCAAGGGTGACCCTGGCCTCCCGGGGCCGGCTGGGGTGCCAGGGCCAGTGGGCCCCCCTGGCCCGCGGGGCAAACCAGGACTCCCTGGGACCCCCGGTGCTGTGGGCCAGGCTGGCCCGATGGGGCCCAAGGGGGACCCCGGTTTGCGAggccccccggggctgccgggccCCCCTGGCCCCCCAGGACAGTAA
- the SCARA3 gene encoding scavenger receptor class A member 3 isoform X3: MREDEPVGGEEEEMPTFSYRPSRAQTSCRRCQKNLSLQAAVKVLYVFSILLIVVVTVLAALVFKKVNSISNDISSAQTYYEKKIVSIQEDLQGLDEKTSGNCSLCHETGQLGQEITKLQGELEEIQKMLLVQEILLDRTSQTHDHLSSTSNKITSEVDNCSLSVRQVNESLGQFLAQLGGWQVVTSQLDSSLKGLAQERYDVRAAMQQMNFTLGQTSDWIQVIQRKTDEETLTLQKIVTEWQNYTRLFGGLRATSSKTSELVKTIQGSVGAAARQVGQNSESMHDLVLQVMGLQLQLDNISSFLDDHEENMNDLRYHNRYTQNRTAERFETLEGRMTSHEIEISTIFANINATDSHVHSMLRYLDDVRLSCTLGFHTHAEELYYLNKSLSLVQGTTDLLRERYSLLSARLDFDIRNLSMVMEEMKVVDVRHGEMLKNITILRGVPGLPGPRGLKGDAGVKGPPGSEGEKGDTGSMGSPGPQGSPGPPGPPGPQGERGPLGLKGFPGLKGAKGSFGQSGSRGQGGPKGDPGLPGPAGVPGPVGPPGPRGKPGLPGTPGAVGQAGPMGPKGDPGLRGPPGLPGPPGPPGQ; encoded by the exons ATGAGAG AAGACGAGCcggtgggaggagaggaagaggagatgcCAACCTTCAGCTACCGACCGA GTAGGGCACAGACCAGCTGCAGACGGTGCCAGAAGAACCTTTCCCTCCAGGCTGCCGTCAAAGTCCTCTACgtcttctccatcctcctcatCGTGGTCGTGACCGTGCTGGCTGCCTTAG TGTTCAAGAAAGTCAACTCCATCTCCAACGACATCAGCTCAGCCCAGACCTATTACGAGAAGAAGATTGTGTCCATCCAGGAGGATCTCCAGGGGCTGG ATGAGAAGACCTCGGGAAACTGCTCCCTCTGTCACGAGACGGGACAGCTGGGCCAGGAGATCACCAAGCTGCAGGGTGAGCTGGAGGAGATCCAGAAGATGCTTTTAGTTCAAGAAATCCTGCTCGACCGGACCTCCCAGACCCATGACCACCTCTCATCCACCAGCAACAAAATCACCAGTGAGGTGGACAACTGCTCCTTGTCCGTCCGGCAGGTCAACGAAAGCTTGGGGCAGTTCCTGGCCCAGCTTGGGGGCTGGCAGGTGGTCACCTCCCAGCTAGACAGCTCTCTCAAGGGCTTGGCTCAGGAGCGCTATGATGTCCGAGCAGCCATGCAGCAGATGAACTTCACCCTGGGGCAAACCTCTGACTGGATCCAGGTCATCCAGAGGAAGACGGATGAGGAGACGCTGACGCTGCAGAAGATTGTCACCGAGTGGCAGAACTACACCCGCCTCTTTGGCGGGCTGCGGGCCACCTCCTCCAAGACCAGCGAGCTGGTGAAGACCATCCAAGGCAGCGTTGGTGCAGCAGCTCGACAGGTCGGCCAGAACTCGGAGAGCATGCACGACCTGGTGCTGCAGGTgatggggctgcagctgcagctggacaaCATCTCCTCTTTCCTGGATGACCATGAGGAGAACATGAATGACTTGCGCTACCACAACAGGTACACGCAGAACCGCACGGCTGAACGCTTCGAGACCCTAGAAGGTCGCATGACGTCCCACGAGATTGAGATCAGCACCATCTTTGCCAACATCAACGCCACCGACAGCCACGTCCACAGCATGCTGCGCTACCTGGATGACGTGCGGCTCTCCTGCACCCTGGGCTTCCACACCCATGCTGAGGAGCTCTACTACCTGAACAAGTCCCTCAGCCTGGTCCAGGGCACCACAGACCTGCTGCGGGAGCGTTACAGCCTGCTCAGTGCCCGGCTGGACTTTGACATCCGCAACCTGTCCATGGTCATGGAGGAGATGAAGGTGGTGGATGTCCGGCATGGGGAGATGCTGAAAAACATCACCATCTTACGAG GTGTGCCGGGACTGCCGGGCCCCCGTGGCCTCAAGGGTGATGCGGGCGTCAAGGGCCCACCAGGAAGTGAAGGAGAGAAGGGCGACACGGGCAGCATGGGCTCGCCGGGACCCCAGGGCTCCCCtggccccccaggaccccctgGCCCCCAGGGCGAAAGGGGCCCCCTGGGCTTGAAAGGCTTCCCTGGCCTCAAGGGTGCCAAGGGCAGCTTTGGGCAATCTGGCTCTCGGGGACAGGGTGGACCCAAGGGTGACCCTGGCCTCCCGGGGCCGGCTGGGGTGCCAGGGCCAGTGGGCCCCCCTGGCCCGCGGGGCAAACCAGGACTCCCTGGGACCCCCGGTGCTGTGGGCCAGGCTGGCCCGATGGGGCCCAAGGGGGACCCCGGTTTGCGAggccccccggggctgccgggccCCCCTGGCCCCCCAGGACAGTAA
- the LOC121090492 gene encoding uncharacterized protein LOC121090492, producing the protein MACFWRKDKRKGKFSPPPASQAAGLGMLIQENSHKPWVEDALPQQPAVGDTEKEFANFSWFQRLGKGWRLSRDQRLLWHMAQLKNGSKQCRTFQGAKESQRATRLQTQAAERCTELEQKALGLLEKPGTCQKATRGGEAQQEEHMASVTAVNICSSIPHLREDGWDEPIVGRKVQDGVVVRGGDGHRDQVGQTQPLVQAGTSGDEEGRTTGSPQSLGLWAEDKDAATVPRGDRDRQDLNPSSAEGMSGEEQRRQVWEKLHCLGEDMVEWEGRSTRDLAVRLMEKILKTKTEAYPTEMGNKTHQQEQGQGVARARVGGSKEVNALVDTHVDITTVQQYPQLLYLAVCHDTPVSISGTTYGDDQHLPAMPEPSGNEQIWEHSDDDLEQGGSPALPRPAVLACHVKVVEVEDKEQWREEFPYVWARYEMDCGLVSGEENVSGAPVPFQWQPPLPDDTDEAVANMLQYLLADGVVVKGTSSSNSPLHPIPKGDGKTWRLTLNCKAINKATPMVEAPVVLNRTTLVATISPKSKYFSVVDLSNSSFAIPLAADSRARFAFTFRGQQYLFTRLPQGFHSTTSIVHRRVAQMLLQLPRGDQPWVFSYVDDILITGRSPKETRARTKTVLKLIQKTGFKAKFEKVQLVQPKVDYLGMTIGAEGREIQASKLEAISKAPCPRDVHSLRSLLGQFISLQDHIADFWELARPLHHLTTEQVAWEWGPKQEQELSRLKHAILTAPTLRFPDKSQTFIIRLTTSKEAIGASLLQEDKQGRLVPVGHSSRILKSHEASYLPQEKGCLAAIWAVQAFETLTGLAPIVIQMPHSPWKYLVWGEALESCGTNPYPAQWTLLLVNTGAMAKSPQPECRYPPSTPVPTAPPLRLLPSHVPKANVWFMASDNTDSISFAAANLEERWLLGVAQGSSMLDAELEALKQLLYSHQRSSPLYLYTSCWSLVEELQSQIGEWESGSWASSGEGLWPSILQWVHTNPGMLHIRCMGGDRSKDLEEKEWSQKVGRRARAMSGRAVGSCHIWEPSKHEKQEIIARCHYWSHEGAEGTLARVRQVALWEGDSEQVARWVRSCLLCAAGRNEVGRVLPQRAEGPWSQLQLGYISGLPETKEGYHSLLVVEDEFSGWVEAFPVWEKTAEETVKVLFEEIFTRYGTPRAIRLLHVPCFLQDAVQLVMEACSVELLCDLLQPSQVGPASAALQQLALGAGREWVKMLPLILAGFRSVRARGEVLSPYQIIFGFPLEMKRGCEEEVCPQDNVLPWLRQLQEDGTSYKHWTEGMLPKDCEEGDAPWL; encoded by the coding sequence ATGGCCTGTTTCTGGAGGAAGGACAAGCGGAAGGGGAAATTTTCCCCTCCGCCAGCCTCGCAAGCAGCAGGTTTGGGGATGCTCATCCAGGAGAACAGTCACAAGCCCTGGGTGGAAGATGCTCTCCCTCAGCAGCCGGCAGTGGGGGACACGGAGAAGGAGTTTGCTAACTTCTCCTGGTTCCAGCGCCTTGGTAAAGGCTGGCGGCTGAGCAGGGACCAGCGGTTGCTGTGGCACATGGCACAGTTGAAGAATGGGAGCAAGCAGTGCCGGACTTTCCAAGGAGCCAAGGAGAGCCAGAGAGCCACCAGGCTGCAGACACAGGCTGCTGAGAGATGCACCGAGCTGGAGCAGAAagcgctggggctgctggagaagCCAGGGACCTGCCAAAAAGCCACCCGAGGTGGGGAAGCCCAGCAGGAAGAGCACATGGCCTCGGTGACGGCAGTCAacatctgcagcagcatcccacacCTCAGGGAAGATGGCTGGGATGAGCCAATTGTTGGACGCAAAGTGCAAGATGGGGTTGTGGTGAGGGGGGGTGATGGCCACAGGGACCAGGTGGGTCAAACTCAGCCCCTGGTCCAGGCAGGCACCAGTGGGGATGAGGAGGGAAGGACCACTGGTTCGCCCCAGAGCCTGGGCTTGTGGGCGGAGGACAAGGATGCTGCCACTGTCCCTcgaggggacagggacaggcaggacTTGAACCCTTCATCAGCAGAGGGAATGtctggggaggagcagaggaggcaAGTGTGGGAGAAGCTGCATTGCCTGGGAGAAGACATGGTGGAGTGGGAAGGGCGGTCCACGAGGGACCTGGCAGTCAGGCTGATGGAGAAGATCCTGAAGACAAAAACCGAGGCATACCCTACAGAGATGGGGaacaaaacccaccagcaggagcaggggcagggggtggctaGAGCCAGGGTGGGTGGCTCTAAGGAGGTGAATGCTTTGGTGGACACCCATGTGGACATCACCACAGTGCAGCAGTACCCCCAGCTGCTGTACCTTGCTGTGTGCCACGACACCCCCGTCTCCATCAGTGGGACCACATATGGGGATgatcagcacctccctgccATGCCGGAGCCATCGGGGAATGAGCAGATCTGGGAACACTCTGATGATGACCTGGAGCAGGGAGGTTCCCCAGCTCTTCCTAGGCCTGCGGTGCTAGCCTGCCATGTCAAGGTGGTAGAGGTCGAAGACAAAGAGCAGTGGAGGGAGGAATTCCCATATGTGTGGGCGCGATACGAGATGGACTGTGGGCTGGTGTCCGGGGAAGAGAACGTGAGTGGGGCACCGGTGCCCTTCCAGTGGCAACCCCCATTGCCAGACGATACGGACGAGGCAGTGGCGAACATGCTGCAGTACTTGCTGGCTGATGGCGTGGTGGTGAAAGGCACCTCTTCCTCCAACAGCCCTTTACATCCCATCCCGAAAGGCGACGGGAAGACATGGCGTCTGACACTCAACTGCAAAGCTATCAACAAGGCCACCCCCATGGTGGAGGCTCCAGTGGTCCTGAACAGGACCACCCTTGTTGCCACCATCAGCCCCAAAAGCAAGTATTTCTCAGTGGTGGATCTATCGAACTCCTCCTTCGCCATACCCTTAGCGGCAGACTCCAGAGCCAGGTTTGCCTTCACCTTCAGGGGCCAGCAGTATCTCTTCACCCGGCTGCCCCAGGGCTTCCACAGCACCACCTCCATCGTGCACCGGCGGGTGGCTCAgatgctgctccagctgccccgAGGAGATCaaccttgggttttttcctacgTCGATGACATCCTCATCACTGGGAGAAGCCCAAAGGAAACCAGAGCCCGAACAAAGACAGTCCTAAAGCTGATCCAAAAAACAGGATTTAAAGCCAAGTTTGAGAAGGTGCAGCTCGTGCAGCCCAAGGTGGACTACCTGGGGATGACAATtggggctgaggggagggagATCCAGGCCAGCAAGCTGGAGGCCATCAGCAAAGCACCCTGCCCGCGGGATGTCCACAGCCTCCGCTCGCTGCTCGGGCAGTTCATCTCGTTGCAGGATCACATCGCTGACTTTTGGGAGCTGGCCCGGCCGCTCCACCACCTCACCACCGAGCAGGTCGCATGGGAATGGGGAccaaagcaggagcaggagctgagccGCCTGAAACACGCCATCCTGACTGCGCCCACCCTGCGGTTCCCTGACAAGTCCCAGACCTTCATTATCAGGTTAACGACCAGCAAAGAGGCGATAGGAGCTTCCTTGCTGCAGGAGGACAAGCAGGGCCGGTTGGTCCCGGTGGGACACAGCTCCCGCATCCTGAAGAGCCATGAGGCCTCCTACCTGCCGCAGGAGAAGGGGTGCCTGGCAGCCATCTGGGCCGTGCAGGCATTTGAGACCCTCACAGGGCTGGCCCCCATCGTCATCCAGATGCCCCACTCCCCTTGGAAGTATCTTGTATGGGGTGAAGCACTGGAGTCCTGCGGGACGAACCCGTACCCAGCACAGTGGACTCTGCTGCTGGTGAACACGGGGGCAATGGCAAAGAGCCCCCAGCCTGAGTGCAGGTaccctcccagcaccccagtCCCCACCGCTCCCCCTCTGCGGCTGCTGCCCTCCCACGTCCCCAAGGCCAACGTGTGGTTCATGGCCAGCGACAACACCGACTCCATCAGCTTTGCTGCGGCCAACCTGGAAGAGCGGTGGCTGCTCGGGGTGGCCCAGGGTAGCTCCATGCTGGATGCAGAGCTGGAGGCTCTCAAGCAGCTCCTGTATAGTCACCAACGCTCCTCACCCCTCTATTTGTACACCAGCTGCTGGTCCTTGGTGGAAGAGTTGCAAAGCCAGATTGGTGAGTGGGAATCAGGATCGTGGGCAAGCTCTGGTGAGGGTTTATGGCCCAGCATCCTCCAGTGGGTCCACACCAacccagggatgctgcacaTCAGGTGCATGGGAGGGGACAGGAGCAAGGACCTGGAGGAGAAGGAGTGGAGCCAGAAGGTGGGCAGGAGGGCCAGGGCGATgtctggcagggctgtgggcagctgccACATCTGGGAGCCTTCAAAGCATGAGAAGCAAGAAATAATCGCCCGGTGTCACTACTGGTCGCAtgagggggcagaggggacccTGGCAAGGGTGCGGCAGGTGGCACTCTGGGAAGGTGACAGTGAGCAGGTGGCCCGTTGGGTGCGGAGCTGCCTTCTGTGTGCTGCGGGCAGGAACGAAgtgggcagggtgctgccccAGCGGGCAGAGGGGCCATGGTCgcagctccagctgggctaCATCAGTGGCCTCCCTGAGACCAAGGAGGGGTACCACTCCCTCTTGGTGGTGGAGGATGAGTTTTCAGGATGGGTGGAGGCTTTTCCAGTGtgggagaagacagcagaggagACAGTCAAGGTGCTCTTCGAGGAGATTTTTACACGGTACGGGACACCTCGTGCCATCCGTTTGCTGCACGTGCCATGCTTCCTCCAGGATGCTGTGCAGCTGGTGATGGAGGCATGCAGCGTGGAGCTGCTGTGCgacctcctgcagcccagccaggtgGGACCAGCCTcggcagctctgcagcagctggccttgggggctggcagggagtgGGTGAAGATGCTCCCCCTGATCCTGGCAGGGTTCAGATCTGTACGGGCACGGGGAGAAGTGCTAAGCCCTTACCAAATTATTTTTGGCTTCCCGTTGGAGATGAAGCGTGGATGTGAGGAGGAGGTCTGCCCCCAGGACAACGTCCTCCCCTGGCTCAGACAGCTGCAGGAGGATGGGACCAGTTACAAGCACTGGACTGAAGGCATGCTACCAAAGGACTGTGAGGAGGGGGATGCTCCATGGCTGTAG
- the SCARA3 gene encoding scavenger receptor class A member 3 isoform X1 encodes MREDEPVGGEEEEMPTFSYRPSGKDIPRGGQGVQQGLILPFLRSGRAQTSCRRCQKNLSLQAAVKVLYVFSILLIVVVTVLAALVFKKVNSISNDISSAQTYYEKKIVSIQEDLQGLDEKTSGNCSLCHETGQLGQEITKLQGELEEIQKMLLVQEILLDRTSQTHDHLSSTSNKITSEVDNCSLSVRQVNESLGQFLAQLGGWQVVTSQLDSSLKGLAQERYDVRAAMQQMNFTLGQTSDWIQVIQRKTDEETLTLQKIVTEWQNYTRLFGGLRATSSKTSELVKTIQGSVGAAARQVGQNSESMHDLVLQVMGLQLQLDNISSFLDDHEENMNDLRYHNRYTQNRTAERFETLEGRMTSHEIEISTIFANINATDSHVHSMLRYLDDVRLSCTLGFHTHAEELYYLNKSLSLVQGTTDLLRERYSLLSARLDFDIRNLSMVMEEMKVVDVRHGEMLKNITILRGVPGLPGPRGLKGDAGVKGPPGSEGEKGDTGSMGSPGPQGSPGPPGPPGPQGERGPLGLKGFPGLKGAKGSFGQSGSRGQGGPKGDPGLPGPAGVPGPVGPPGPRGKPGLPGTPGAVGQAGPMGPKGDPGLRGPPGLPGPPGPPGQ; translated from the exons ATGAGAG AAGACGAGCcggtgggaggagaggaagaggagatgcCAACCTTCAGCTACCGACCGAGTGGTAAGGACATCCCccggggtgggcagggggtgcagcaGGGCCTGATCCTTCCCTTTCTGCGCTCAGGTAGGGCACAGACCAGCTGCAGACGGTGCCAGAAGAACCTTTCCCTCCAGGCTGCCGTCAAAGTCCTCTACgtcttctccatcctcctcatCGTGGTCGTGACCGTGCTGGCTGCCTTAG TGTTCAAGAAAGTCAACTCCATCTCCAACGACATCAGCTCAGCCCAGACCTATTACGAGAAGAAGATTGTGTCCATCCAGGAGGATCTCCAGGGGCTGG ATGAGAAGACCTCGGGAAACTGCTCCCTCTGTCACGAGACGGGACAGCTGGGCCAGGAGATCACCAAGCTGCAGGGTGAGCTGGAGGAGATCCAGAAGATGCTTTTAGTTCAAGAAATCCTGCTCGACCGGACCTCCCAGACCCATGACCACCTCTCATCCACCAGCAACAAAATCACCAGTGAGGTGGACAACTGCTCCTTGTCCGTCCGGCAGGTCAACGAAAGCTTGGGGCAGTTCCTGGCCCAGCTTGGGGGCTGGCAGGTGGTCACCTCCCAGCTAGACAGCTCTCTCAAGGGCTTGGCTCAGGAGCGCTATGATGTCCGAGCAGCCATGCAGCAGATGAACTTCACCCTGGGGCAAACCTCTGACTGGATCCAGGTCATCCAGAGGAAGACGGATGAGGAGACGCTGACGCTGCAGAAGATTGTCACCGAGTGGCAGAACTACACCCGCCTCTTTGGCGGGCTGCGGGCCACCTCCTCCAAGACCAGCGAGCTGGTGAAGACCATCCAAGGCAGCGTTGGTGCAGCAGCTCGACAGGTCGGCCAGAACTCGGAGAGCATGCACGACCTGGTGCTGCAGGTgatggggctgcagctgcagctggacaaCATCTCCTCTTTCCTGGATGACCATGAGGAGAACATGAATGACTTGCGCTACCACAACAGGTACACGCAGAACCGCACGGCTGAACGCTTCGAGACCCTAGAAGGTCGCATGACGTCCCACGAGATTGAGATCAGCACCATCTTTGCCAACATCAACGCCACCGACAGCCACGTCCACAGCATGCTGCGCTACCTGGATGACGTGCGGCTCTCCTGCACCCTGGGCTTCCACACCCATGCTGAGGAGCTCTACTACCTGAACAAGTCCCTCAGCCTGGTCCAGGGCACCACAGACCTGCTGCGGGAGCGTTACAGCCTGCTCAGTGCCCGGCTGGACTTTGACATCCGCAACCTGTCCATGGTCATGGAGGAGATGAAGGTGGTGGATGTCCGGCATGGGGAGATGCTGAAAAACATCACCATCTTACGAG GTGTGCCGGGACTGCCGGGCCCCCGTGGCCTCAAGGGTGATGCGGGCGTCAAGGGCCCACCAGGAAGTGAAGGAGAGAAGGGCGACACGGGCAGCATGGGCTCGCCGGGACCCCAGGGCTCCCCtggccccccaggaccccctgGCCCCCAGGGCGAAAGGGGCCCCCTGGGCTTGAAAGGCTTCCCTGGCCTCAAGGGTGCCAAGGGCAGCTTTGGGCAATCTGGCTCTCGGGGACAGGGTGGACCCAAGGGTGACCCTGGCCTCCCGGGGCCGGCTGGGGTGCCAGGGCCAGTGGGCCCCCCTGGCCCGCGGGGCAAACCAGGACTCCCTGGGACCCCCGGTGCTGTGGGCCAGGCTGGCCCGATGGGGCCCAAGGGGGACCCCGGTTTGCGAggccccccggggctgccgggccCCCCTGGCCCCCCAGGACAGTAA
- the SCARA3 gene encoding scavenger receptor class A member 3 isoform X2 yields MREDEPVGGEEEEMPTFSYRPSGRAQTSCRRCQKNLSLQAAVKVLYVFSILLIVVVTVLAALVFKKVNSISNDISSAQTYYEKKIVSIQEDLQGLDEKTSGNCSLCHETGQLGQEITKLQGELEEIQKMLLVQEILLDRTSQTHDHLSSTSNKITSEVDNCSLSVRQVNESLGQFLAQLGGWQVVTSQLDSSLKGLAQERYDVRAAMQQMNFTLGQTSDWIQVIQRKTDEETLTLQKIVTEWQNYTRLFGGLRATSSKTSELVKTIQGSVGAAARQVGQNSESMHDLVLQVMGLQLQLDNISSFLDDHEENMNDLRYHNRYTQNRTAERFETLEGRMTSHEIEISTIFANINATDSHVHSMLRYLDDVRLSCTLGFHTHAEELYYLNKSLSLVQGTTDLLRERYSLLSARLDFDIRNLSMVMEEMKVVDVRHGEMLKNITILRGVPGLPGPRGLKGDAGVKGPPGSEGEKGDTGSMGSPGPQGSPGPPGPPGPQGERGPLGLKGFPGLKGAKGSFGQSGSRGQGGPKGDPGLPGPAGVPGPVGPPGPRGKPGLPGTPGAVGQAGPMGPKGDPGLRGPPGLPGPPGPPGQ; encoded by the exons ATGAGAG AAGACGAGCcggtgggaggagaggaagaggagatgcCAACCTTCAGCTACCGACCGAGTG GTAGGGCACAGACCAGCTGCAGACGGTGCCAGAAGAACCTTTCCCTCCAGGCTGCCGTCAAAGTCCTCTACgtcttctccatcctcctcatCGTGGTCGTGACCGTGCTGGCTGCCTTAG TGTTCAAGAAAGTCAACTCCATCTCCAACGACATCAGCTCAGCCCAGACCTATTACGAGAAGAAGATTGTGTCCATCCAGGAGGATCTCCAGGGGCTGG ATGAGAAGACCTCGGGAAACTGCTCCCTCTGTCACGAGACGGGACAGCTGGGCCAGGAGATCACCAAGCTGCAGGGTGAGCTGGAGGAGATCCAGAAGATGCTTTTAGTTCAAGAAATCCTGCTCGACCGGACCTCCCAGACCCATGACCACCTCTCATCCACCAGCAACAAAATCACCAGTGAGGTGGACAACTGCTCCTTGTCCGTCCGGCAGGTCAACGAAAGCTTGGGGCAGTTCCTGGCCCAGCTTGGGGGCTGGCAGGTGGTCACCTCCCAGCTAGACAGCTCTCTCAAGGGCTTGGCTCAGGAGCGCTATGATGTCCGAGCAGCCATGCAGCAGATGAACTTCACCCTGGGGCAAACCTCTGACTGGATCCAGGTCATCCAGAGGAAGACGGATGAGGAGACGCTGACGCTGCAGAAGATTGTCACCGAGTGGCAGAACTACACCCGCCTCTTTGGCGGGCTGCGGGCCACCTCCTCCAAGACCAGCGAGCTGGTGAAGACCATCCAAGGCAGCGTTGGTGCAGCAGCTCGACAGGTCGGCCAGAACTCGGAGAGCATGCACGACCTGGTGCTGCAGGTgatggggctgcagctgcagctggacaaCATCTCCTCTTTCCTGGATGACCATGAGGAGAACATGAATGACTTGCGCTACCACAACAGGTACACGCAGAACCGCACGGCTGAACGCTTCGAGACCCTAGAAGGTCGCATGACGTCCCACGAGATTGAGATCAGCACCATCTTTGCCAACATCAACGCCACCGACAGCCACGTCCACAGCATGCTGCGCTACCTGGATGACGTGCGGCTCTCCTGCACCCTGGGCTTCCACACCCATGCTGAGGAGCTCTACTACCTGAACAAGTCCCTCAGCCTGGTCCAGGGCACCACAGACCTGCTGCGGGAGCGTTACAGCCTGCTCAGTGCCCGGCTGGACTTTGACATCCGCAACCTGTCCATGGTCATGGAGGAGATGAAGGTGGTGGATGTCCGGCATGGGGAGATGCTGAAAAACATCACCATCTTACGAG GTGTGCCGGGACTGCCGGGCCCCCGTGGCCTCAAGGGTGATGCGGGCGTCAAGGGCCCACCAGGAAGTGAAGGAGAGAAGGGCGACACGGGCAGCATGGGCTCGCCGGGACCCCAGGGCTCCCCtggccccccaggaccccctgGCCCCCAGGGCGAAAGGGGCCCCCTGGGCTTGAAAGGCTTCCCTGGCCTCAAGGGTGCCAAGGGCAGCTTTGGGCAATCTGGCTCTCGGGGACAGGGTGGACCCAAGGGTGACCCTGGCCTCCCGGGGCCGGCTGGGGTGCCAGGGCCAGTGGGCCCCCCTGGCCCGCGGGGCAAACCAGGACTCCCTGGGACCCCCGGTGCTGTGGGCCAGGCTGGCCCGATGGGGCCCAAGGGGGACCCCGGTTTGCGAggccccccggggctgccgggccCCCCTGGCCCCCCAGGACAGTAA